One region of Strongyloides ratti genome assembly S_ratti_ED321, chromosome : X genomic DNA includes:
- a CDS encoding Neurotransmitter-gated ion-channel ligand-binding domain-containing protein, translated as MRSVIFFFKLLLLSQIFYICRFSDITLTSIINILSLPTAAEQEKAVANYSWNRQKIISTILDYNIYSEFDPPDNGIKISSILNIDKITTLNESEQSVNLHGSYLFSWNDRRLRWKPNDYGGVEAVDIYHADGGRIWMPQLRLANVKNFYQDIITPYSTSFTVRKDGRVFGVTKIAVKAYCSSYFIDFPHDFQMCSMRLYSPKRFTYQIDFEENPLIWGQYNGKPGRITRLETTGYALTSANCTKKIVSIFRSAHPLSETTDPKMTQSFIDYSFKFERNFNIYGLIFLWPMTCTIIFTHVAGSFNSTLHSMIWLMASLCFQYLNSSRLLNLIPPQHDGMPFCLTFAHFMMIETIVLFFCRILLNIFEIKSKINKRIMKTKPKKELMSIEIQHNLEEGGIVKEKTIEVVDYLQNNYHLPKRCFQIFLVLYTIIILYYIHTKNNR; from the exons atgcgctctgtaatattttttttcaagttaCTTCTTTTATcgcaaatattttatatatgcCGGTTTTCTGATATAACATTAACAAGCATCATTAATATTCTATCATTACCAACTGCAGCAGAACAAGAGAAAGCAGTTGCAAATTATTCATGGAATAggcaaaaaattatatcaacaattttagattataatatttattcagAATTTGATCCACCTGATAATGGAATAAAAATTAGTAGTATacttaatattgataaaattacaactttg aatgAATCTGAACAATCTGTCAATCTTCATGgaagttatttattttcatggAATGATAGAAGATTAAGATGGAAACCAAATGATTATGGTGGTGTAGAAGCTGTTGATATATATCATGCTGATGGAGGACGTATATGGATGCCACAATTAAGATTAGCTAATGT taagaatttttatcaagATATTATAACACCATATTCAACATCATTTACTGTTAGAAAAGATGGAAGAGTTTTTGGAGTAACAAAAATTGCTGTAAAAGCTTATTGTAGTTCttattttatagattttCCACATGATTTTCAAATGTGTTCAATGAGATTATATTCACCAAAACGTTTTACCTATCAAATTGACTTTGAAGAAAATCCATTAATATGGGGACAATATAACGGTAAACCTGGTAGAATTACACGCTTAGAAACAACTGGATATGCTTTAACATCAGCTAATTGTACAAAGAAAATTGTTAGTATTTTTAGATCAGCACATCCACTTTCTGAAACAACCGATCCTAAAATGACTCAAAGTTTTATTGACTATAGTTTCAAATTTGAAcgtaattttaatatttatggtttaatatttttatggcCAATGACATGTACTATAAT atttacACATGTTGCAGGAAGTTTCAATAGTACACTACATTCAATGATTTGGTTAATGGCAAGTTTATGCTTTCAATATCTTAACTCATCaagattattaaatttaataccTCCACAACATGATGGAATGCCATTTTGTTTAACATTTGCACATTTTATGATGATTGAAAcaatagtattatttttttgtagaattttactaaatatttttgaaattaaaagtaaaattaataaaaggataatgaaaacaaaaccaaaaaaagaattaatgaGTATAGAAATACAACATAATTTAGAAGAAGGTGGTATagttaaagaaaaaacaaTTGAAGTTGTAGATTAtctacaaaataattatcatttacCAAAAAGAtgttttcaaatatttttagtactatatactattatcattttatattacatccataccaaaaataatagataa
- a CDS encoding Vacuolar protein sorting-associated protein 13A N-terminal domain-containing protein translates to MASLIKNQIIKHLSKFARNLKPEQITLDILKGKSQLRNIELNEDVLSDLLELPPWLRITKAFCNCVGVQIPWTSLKTLPIHIICDEIVIEIGLSSKCNVPTGFQIPQSTSYGFIEKIIEGMMVSVNNVEVNFYLDAFHVGLTLQRLCLESRTPQWKQTNDLKQTRFTDHSTNQTILHKHLSWQLLRIEASYIKEESNSKRMNAPLRLLTMGGSCRIGIKKNYTDGSLLAGKIQIILSAILWVGTLSQIRSVISFSQQIFSLIRTYNEANIIPVKLVNNTTLSSNTNKIQPIVSIPMAEKFSNFDINQTSFHLYIEKFDIHLCDDNSSSSEFPESWDIQNGAIQVTLLRISTDLYLKHMVNKGRKKWIKYNENNPCTEWCDDMIARAFQRFSKVLSEDDFYSLTKVWQSLTSMNFVIRIHDMVVECVSDVNTKKDAIKHMIVSNAAARNLLPVDMGIIHFEYCTYEYGEDKTLPPPSPSAYVAIGPIEAKIDPRTIRWLVYIGDQLKEVVPIDELNNLSSETSPGDEVVVRIEMISTKIILEQSCSHNMDERYPKEFFINIDKANITNCKLEIESFIEGNFNDIDYKNIYNPNCEKTTKLIKLMELIKEFNTFELFQLQNWYFSLNSMWIESSYGENCPPTNIINNLPVGGLIVTDDNILTLLINPVEIPVISLNHFQFVFFQLFITKITDLIDTIEEDQEFFFENGTSQVPPISISLFFNIKNALLRLILPNTPIPTPYDYNGKLSDDIDESPSSVEGNKLLMNDNESPTYDTILVSQNDSFLHSLNTPSKMALQSQSYVELSVLNINENIQDGVSILGETVSITTDLSDDESYIVQLQESEEEIFKDSNICVAEEAISKEVNIKNLDIYDKYMNAKSNILCANIENLQTLILLNNGNVLVKGFIKNIILHEIFDIVNEEIYKIINIDKIKSDIIGKQIYNDDTSKITFELVGIKKNIPKLSINVLDVSLDLTDPILSHLPMFFEANIIPKNPPSIEINVKKSVIVINDPTKNSTIKLKVNDIVIEK, encoded by the exons ATGGCATCCCTTATTAAAAaccaaataataaaacatctTTCAAA ATTTGCACGTAATTTAAAACCTGAACAAATAAcattagatattttaaagGGAAAAAGTCAATTACGAAATATTGAACTTAATGAAGATGTACTTTCTGATTTATTGGAATTACCACCATGGTTACGTATAACAAAAGCATTTTGTAATTGTGTTGGTGTACAAATACCTTGGACGAGCTTGAAAACTCTTCCAATACACATTATATGTGATGAAATTGTTATAGAAATTGGGTTATCGTCTAAATGTAATGTTCCAACTGGATTTCAAATACCTCAATCAACATCATATGGTTtcatagaaaaaataattgaaggCATGATGGTATCTGTCAATAATGTtgaagtaaatttttatttagatgCTTTTCATGTCGGTTTAACATTACAAAGATTATGTTTAGAGAGTCGAACACCACAGTGGAAACAAACAAATGATTTAAAACAAACGCGTTTTACTGATCATTCAACAAATCAAACAATTTTACATAAACATCTTTCATGGCAATTATTAAGAATTGAAGCttcttatataaaagaagaaaGTAATTCTAAAAGAATGAATGCACCATTGAGATTACTTACAATGGGTGGAAGTTGTCGTAttggtattaaaaaaaattatactgaTGGAAGTTTATTAGCTGGaaaaattcaaattattttaagtgCCATTTTATGGGTTGGAACATTATCACAAATACGTTCTGTCATATCATTTTCACAGCAAATATTTTCACTTATCCGTACTTATAATGAAGCAAATATTATTCCTGTTAAATTAGTTAATAATACAACTTTATCATCaaatactaataaaataCAACCTATAGTTTCTATACCAATGGCTGAAAAATTCAgtaattttgatataaatcaaacatcttttcatttatatattgaaaaatttgatatacaTTTATGTGATGATAATTCATCATCTTCTGAATTTCCAGAATCATGGGATATACAAAATGGTGCTATTCAAGTAACATTATTAAGAATATCAAcagatttatatttaaaacatatgGTTAATAAAGGTCGAAAAAAATGgattaaatataatgaaaataatccATGTACAGAATGGTGTGATGATATGATAGCTAGAGCTTTTCAAAGATTTTCAAAAGTTTTATCAGAAGatgatttttattcattaacAAAAGTATGGCAATCATTAACATCAATGAATTTTGTAATACGTATTCATGATATGGTTGTTGAATGTGTTTCTGAtgttaatacaaaaaaagatGCTATAAAACATATGATTGTTAGTAATGCTGCTGCAAGAAATTTACTACCTGTTGATATGGGAATAATACATTTTGAATATTGTACATATGAATATGGTGAAGATAAAACATTACCACCACCATCACCTAGTGCTTATGTAGCTATTGGACCAATTGAAGCAAAAATTGATCCAAGAACAATAAGATGGTTAGTTTATATTGGTGATCAACTAAAAGAAGTTGTACCAATTGATGaacttaataatttatcatcaGAAACATCACCAGGTGATGAAGTTGTTGTTAGAATAGAAATGatatcaacaaaaattattttagaacAAAGTTGTTCTCATAATATGGATGAAAGATATccaaaagaattttttattaatatagataaagcaaatattacaaattgTAAATTAGAAATTGAATCATTTATAGAAggtaattttaatgatattgattataaaaatatttataatccAAATTGTGAAAAAActacaaaattaataaaactcATGGAACTTATTAAAGAATTCAATACATTTGAACTTTTTCAACTTCAAAATTggtatttttcattaaattctATGTGGATTGAATCATCATATGGAGAAAATTGTCCAccaacaaatattattaataatcttCCTGTAGGAGGATTAATTGTTACTGATGACAATATTTTAACACTTTTGATTAATCCAGTTGAAATTCCtgttatttcattaaatcattttcaatttgttttttttcaattgtttataacaaaaataacaGATTTAATTGATACAATAGAAGAAGATCAAGAATTCTTTTTTGAAAATGGTACATCTCAAGTACCACCTATatcaatatcattattttttaatattaaaaatgccTTATTACGTTTAATATTGCCTAATACACCAATTCCAACACCATATGATTATAATGGAAAATTATCTGATGATATTGATGAATCACCATCATCTGTCGAAggaaataaacttttaatgaACGATAATGAATCTCCAACATATGATACAATATTAGTTTCACAAAATGATTCATTTTTACATTCATTAAATACACCATCAAAAATGGCATTACAATCACAAAGTTATGTTGAATTAAgtgttttaaatataaatgaaaatattcaaGATGGTGTTAGTATTTTAGGTGAAACAGTATCAATTACAACAGACTTGTCAGATGATGAATCATACATTGTTCAACTTCAAGAATCAgaagaagaaatatttaaagattcAAATATATGTGTTGCTGAAGAAGCTATTAGTAAAgaagtaaatattaaaaatcttgatatatatgataaatatatgaatgcaaaatcaaatattttatgcgcaaatattgaaaatttacaaacattaatattattaaataacgGTAATGTATTAGTGAAaggatttattaaaaatataatacttcatgaaatttttgatattgtGAATGAAgaaatatacaaaattattaatattgataaaattaaaagtgaTATTATTGgtaaacaaatatataatgatgaTACATCAAAAATTACTTTCGAATTGGttggaataaaaaaaaatataccaaAATTAAGTATAAATGTTTTGGATGTTTCTTTAGACTTAACTGATCCAATTTTATCACATTTACCAATGTTTTTTGAAGCAAATATTATACCAAAAAATCCACCATCTATTGagataaatgttaaaaaatctGTTATTGTCATAAAt gaTCCAACAAAAAATTcaactataaaattaaaagtaaatgatattgttattgaaaaataa
- a CDS encoding UPF0668 protein C10orf76 homolog produces MEVRLKIVTLYREIFDNPSVIEEEFNWSEFFLLKHAEKEFINVLDENFGNEEKFEKNCFVTQRIIERAIKFIAISENKVHIRNACETLRTIVEYVLSKYPDNQRWEIISNHYSFAIFGAFSVKLTSMLKEYNEIEDDEKEKDYREILLIVLKTAVSLVLSSGDIQKNRLIPVFLQPDFSSALQNNIGKKSHYSIECKIWSMKLLCHILSFSFQKQQNPFVVMLSRTGDEMIMLGFREILIYLTRQYIEKFKISLTNILDEKNTLFNSLSSPLFNIFSTNTNTSKVFDSDSLILECITHVELFLFTKMLISSNKDFITFMMINPINDTGNNLFLEFLCLSSFIFGIFKGESSVNKNSRAIAYNCLYIINQVMEDHYAQNIIVKSRLGQIVPLMRADFQHKPFSIDYSFANDATIIEYLVEILTEFSLSHIMKKFPFEHYNLVLNIFHLILLRIRSATITLPNWQKFFQTMVSLVAFITPKLQGDNDEIVSKYCMIFYKLLIVKNFFITHGDSFIPNAESYSFLYYEIIRQKDLYVKIMNIVEEKLKNEKYCLREWFVKIELLMDNINLIQNYFTSKFEEEGDYIYEDVVLNMITNSLSGMTLRLHAELEIAQPLPSFDTEFILYKM; encoded by the exons atggAAGTTCGTCTTAAAATTGTTACATTATATAGAGAGATATTTGATAATCCTAGt gtTATTGAGGAAGAATTTAATTGGTCTGAATTTTTTCTCTTAAAACATGctgaaaaagaatttattaatgttttagatgaaaattttggtaatgaagaaaaatttgaaaaaaattgttttgtgACGCAAAGAATAATTGAAAGAgctattaaatttatagcTATAAGTGAAAATAAAGTACATATAAGAAATGCTTGTGAG acaTTACGTACAATTGTTGAATATGTTTTATCTAAATATCCTGATAATCAGAGATGGGAAATCATTTCAAATCATTATAGTTTTGCTATTTTTGGAGCTTTTTCAGTTAAGTTAACATCAATGCTTAAAGaatataatgaaattgaggatgatgaaaaagaaaaagattatagagaaatattattaattgtattaaaaacTGCTGTTAGTCTTGTTTTAAGTTCTGGTGATATTCAAAAAAACAGATTAATACCTGTATTTTTACAACCTGATTTTAGTAGCGCTTTGCAAAATAATATCGGAAAAAAATCACATTATAGTATTGAATGTAAAATATGGAGTATGAAACTTTTATGtcatatattatcattttcatttcAAAAACAACAGAATCCATTTGTTGTAATGTTATCTAGAACAGGAGATGAAATGATAATGCTTGGATTTAGAGAAattcttatttatttaacaagacaatatattgaaaaatttaaaataagtttaacaaatattttagatgaaaaaaatactttatttaattcaCTAAGTTCaccattatttaatattttttcaacaaaTACTAATACTTCAAAAGTTTTTGATTCTGATTCATTGATTCTAGAATGTATTACTCATGTTGAATTGTTTTTGTTTACCAAAATGTTAATATCATCAAACAAagattttataacttttatgaTGATAAATCCAATTAATGATACTGGAAACAATCTTTTCTtagaatttttatgtttatcaTCCTTCATTTTTGGTATATTTAAAGGGGAATCTTCAGTTAACAAAAATAGTAGAGCGATAGCATATAATTgtctttatataataaatcaaGTAATGGAAGATCACTATGcccaaaatattattgttaaatcaAGACTTGGTCAAATTGTACCATTAATGAGAGCTGACTTTCAACATAAACCATTTTCAATAGATTATTCTTTTGCTAATGATGCAACTATAATAGAGTATCTTGTTGAAATTTTAACAGAATTTAGTTTATCAcatattatgaaaaaatttccaTTTGAACATTATAATCTTgttcttaatatttttcaccTTATTCTTTTACGTATCCGAAGTGCTACTATTACATTACCAAATTGGCAAAAATTTTTCCAAACAATGGTATCATTAGTCGCATTTATTACACCCAAATTACAAGGAGACAATGATGAAATAGTTTCTAAATATTGtatgattttttataaacttttaattgtcaaaaacttttttattactcATGGTGATAGTTTTATACCAAATGCTGAATCATATAGTTTTTTGTATTATGAAATTATTCGACAAAAAGAtctttatgttaaaataatgaatattgttgaggaaaaattaaaaaatgaaaaatattgtttaagaGAATGGTTTgtaaaaattgaattattaatggataatataaatttaattcaaaaCTATTTTACATCTAAATTTGAAGAAGAAGGTGATTATATCTATGAAGATGTT gTTCTCAATATGATAACTAATAGTTTATCAGGAATGACGTTGAGATTACATGCTGAATTAGAAATTGCTCAACCACTACCTTCTTTTGACACTGAATTTATTCTATATAAAATGTGA